In Aeromicrobium marinum DSM 15272, one genomic interval encodes:
- the rpmE gene encoding 50S ribosomal protein L31, which produces MKRDIHPEYVETQVTCTCGNSFTTRSTATEGTLRADVCSACHPFYTGKQKILDTGGRVARFEKRYGNK; this is translated from the coding sequence ATGAAGCGCGACATCCACCCGGAGTACGTCGAGACCCAGGTCACCTGCACCTGTGGCAACTCGTTCACGACCCGCAGCACGGCCACCGAGGGCACCCTGCGTGCCGACGTGTGCTCGGCCTGCCACCCCTTCTACACCGGCAAGCAGAAGATCCTCGACACCGGCGGACGTGTCGCGCGGTTCGAGAAGCGCTACGGCAACAAGTAA
- a CDS encoding DUF1059 domain-containing protein: MKKFACGDVVPGCRAEWVCTTEDEILSNVAAHATADHGLMEVSAELVAAVRSSIVTV; the protein is encoded by the coding sequence ATGAAGAAGTTCGCTTGCGGTGACGTCGTGCCCGGGTGCCGCGCCGAGTGGGTGTGCACGACGGAGGACGAGATCTTGTCCAACGTCGCGGCCCACGCGACGGCCGACCACGGTCTGATGGAGGTGTCGGCCGAGCTGGTGGCGGCTGTCCGCTCCAGCATCGTGACCGTCTGA
- a CDS encoding glutathione peroxidase, protein MTTAHDFSATAIDGTERHLADYRGKVLLVVNTATQCGFTPQFKGLETVYQQYVDRGLVVLGFPCDQFGGQNPGDDDETATFCEKNFGVTFPLFSEIEVNGDGAHPLYQWLKKEKGGLGPSKIKWNFTKFLIDPDGNVVKRYGSTTKPEKIAADIEKLLPA, encoded by the coding sequence ATGACCACAGCGCATGACTTCTCCGCCACCGCCATCGACGGCACCGAACGACACCTCGCCGACTACCGCGGCAAGGTCCTCCTCGTCGTCAACACGGCCACCCAGTGCGGCTTCACGCCGCAGTTCAAGGGCCTCGAGACGGTGTACCAGCAGTACGTCGACCGCGGACTGGTGGTACTCGGGTTCCCGTGCGACCAGTTCGGCGGCCAGAACCCCGGTGACGACGACGAGACCGCGACCTTCTGCGAGAAGAACTTCGGCGTGACCTTCCCGCTGTTCTCCGAGATCGAGGTCAACGGCGACGGTGCCCACCCGCTCTACCAGTGGTTGAAGAAGGAGAAGGGCGGGCTCGGGCCGAGCAAGATCAAGTGGAACTTCACCAAGTTCCTCATCGACCCCGACGGCAACGTCGTGAAGCGCTACGGCTCCACGACCAAGCCCGAGAAGATCGCGGCTGACATCGAGAAGCTCCTCCCGGCCTGA
- a CDS encoding EAL domain-containing protein — translation MGSQPILDVVRGVAAGYQAVALTPDGQAQPRPRGGEARVAQTEHLVRSALTTVPALPTNTFISIPVPLDLLAQGRVRSPLDAHGELSGIVLDVVDFVPDPAPADLDALAAYRHAGATIAVGGSETAQPELRSILDLRPDIIRLGRDWIHEIDTSDPKRAAVELVGNLAAQLDAWILTESVSTAGELRALAGLGVPLAQGPLIGRPSPGWPDITHAAHRALPRPVGPGDRGLRSLLQQAYTTDRPPAADAPDGETSGFEVVVVVDEARRPVQLLVRNDTGGWLPLDPLTVNVDTPVGEAATRAVARPRAARFSPVVCTDAAGRFLGILSIERLMARLADGSS, via the coding sequence GTGGGTTCCCAACCCATCCTCGACGTGGTGCGCGGGGTCGCTGCGGGCTACCAGGCCGTCGCGCTCACCCCCGACGGTCAGGCGCAGCCCAGACCCCGCGGGGGCGAGGCACGGGTCGCGCAGACCGAGCACCTGGTGCGGTCGGCCCTGACGACGGTGCCGGCGCTGCCCACCAACACCTTCATCTCGATCCCCGTACCGCTCGACCTGCTGGCGCAGGGACGGGTGCGTTCGCCCCTCGATGCCCACGGGGAGCTGTCGGGCATCGTCCTGGACGTGGTCGACTTCGTGCCGGACCCGGCTCCCGCCGACCTCGACGCCCTGGCCGCGTACCGCCACGCGGGCGCGACGATCGCCGTCGGCGGCAGCGAGACGGCGCAGCCCGAGCTGCGGAGCATCCTCGACCTGCGACCGGACATCATCCGGCTCGGGCGTGACTGGATCCACGAGATCGACACGTCGGACCCCAAGCGGGCGGCGGTCGAGCTGGTCGGCAACCTGGCCGCGCAGCTCGATGCCTGGATCCTGACCGAGTCGGTCTCGACCGCCGGTGAGCTGCGTGCTCTGGCGGGCCTCGGGGTGCCCCTGGCACAGGGTCCGCTGATCGGTCGTCCGAGCCCGGGGTGGCCCGACATCACCCACGCGGCGCACCGCGCGCTGCCGCGCCCCGTGGGTCCCGGGGACCGCGGGCTCCGGTCGCTGCTGCAGCAGGCCTACACGACCGACCGCCCTCCGGCCGCGGACGCACCGGACGGCGAGACCAGCGGTTTCGAGGTGGTCGTCGTCGTCGACGAGGCGCGACGCCCGGTCCAGCTGCTGGTGAGGAACGACACGGGGGGCTGGCTGCCGCTGGATCCCCTGACCGTCAACGTCGACACCCCGGTCGGGGAGGCGGCGACCCGGGCCGTGGCCCGCCCCCGCGCGGCGCGGTTCTCGCCGGTCGTCTGCACCGACGCTGCCGGACGGTTCCTCGGGATCTTGTCGATCGAGCGGCTGATGGCCCGGCTGGCCGACGGGTCGTCCTGA
- a CDS encoding metal ABC transporter ATP-binding protein, with amino-acid sequence MTPAVEVRDLSVSYGSTRALREVDLVVRPGRVCGVIGMNGSGKSTLFKALTDTVRPDRGEVRILGGSPAEARRHGRVAYVPQEDGIDRAFPVDVREIVMMGRYGRLGPTRRPRAADHEAVDAALERVDLTRLARRQVGQLSGGQRKRAFVARGIAQDAAVLLLDEPFAGVDRPTEAAITALLRELAAEGRTLLVATHDLHGLAGLCDEAVALRNRVVLHGPIEHVLAPEHLGTVFGLDEQERR; translated from the coding sequence GTGACGCCGGCGGTCGAGGTCCGCGACCTCTCGGTGAGCTACGGGTCGACCCGTGCGCTGCGCGAGGTCGACCTCGTCGTCCGGCCGGGGCGGGTCTGTGGCGTGATCGGCATGAACGGTTCGGGCAAGAGCACCCTGTTCAAGGCCCTGACCGACACCGTGCGACCCGACCGCGGGGAGGTCCGGATCCTGGGTGGCTCGCCCGCCGAGGCCCGACGTCACGGTCGGGTCGCCTACGTGCCCCAGGAGGACGGCATCGACCGGGCGTTCCCCGTCGACGTCCGCGAGATCGTGATGATGGGGAGGTACGGACGGCTCGGACCCACCCGGCGCCCGCGGGCGGCCGACCACGAGGCCGTCGACGCCGCGCTCGAGCGGGTCGACCTGACCCGGCTCGCCCGGCGGCAGGTCGGTCAGCTGTCCGGCGGCCAGCGCAAGCGGGCGTTCGTCGCCCGCGGCATCGCCCAGGACGCCGCCGTGCTGCTGCTCGACGAGCCGTTCGCCGGTGTCGACCGTCCCACCGAGGCGGCGATCACCGCCCTGCTCCGCGAGCTCGCGGCCGAGGGGCGCACCCTGCTCGTCGCCACCCACGACCTGCACGGGCTCGCCGGCCTCTGCGACGAGGCGGTGGCCCTGCGGAACCGGGTCGTCCTGCACGGTCCGATCGAGCACGTGCTCGCCCCGGAGCACCTGGGCACCGTGTTCGGACTCGACGAGCAGGAGCGTCGATGA
- a CDS encoding GNAT family N-acetyltransferase gives MTGDTTWDTHPLTPDRFDDFADVINPNRRATHCWCLSHRLRARDITELGDGDRERAMRTLTARRPPPGVVTYRDGVQVGWAHIGPRAEIPRLAGSRLMRPVDDLPVWSIVCVVVRGGHRRQGVTRHLIDGAVAHAAEHGAPAVEAHPVDPGDDRIDLTMAFVGTRAMFERSGFEVVGTTDAVASKLPRLVMRRALPT, from the coding sequence ATGACGGGCGACACGACGTGGGACACCCACCCCCTGACCCCCGACCGGTTCGACGACTTCGCCGACGTGATCAACCCGAACCGGCGGGCCACGCACTGCTGGTGCCTCAGCCACCGGCTCCGGGCACGCGACATCACCGAGCTCGGCGACGGTGACCGGGAGCGGGCGATGCGGACGTTGACCGCGCGTCGGCCCCCGCCCGGCGTGGTCACGTACCGCGACGGCGTCCAGGTCGGCTGGGCCCACATCGGACCGCGGGCCGAGATCCCTCGCCTCGCGGGCTCGAGGCTGATGCGACCGGTCGACGACCTCCCGGTCTGGAGCATCGTGTGCGTCGTGGTGCGCGGCGGCCACCGCCGCCAGGGCGTCACCCGGCACCTGATCGACGGAGCCGTGGCCCACGCCGCCGAGCACGGAGCGCCGGCCGTCGAGGCGCATCCCGTCGACCCTGGCGACGACCGGATCGACCTCACCATGGCGTTCGTGGGCACCCGCGCGATGTTCGAGCGCAGCGGTTTCGAGGTCGTGGGCACCACGGACGCCGTGGCCTCGAAGCTGCCCCGGCTGGTCATGCGACGAGCCCTGCCGACCTGA
- the thrC gene encoding threonine synthase — translation MQTRTGAHLWRGVIEEYRDWLPVTAETPVVTLREGGTPLVHSAWLSGLVHGDVWLKVEGDNPTGSFKDRGMTAAISVAVGEGAKAVVCASTGNTSASMTAYAARAGLTPIVLVPHGKIAAGKMAQAVMHGAEVIQVHGGFDECLQVSRGLAERYPVALVNSVNPVRLQGQKTASFELVDALGAAPDLHVLPVGNAGNISAYWLGFREYAEAGLAAHTPTLWGFQAAGAAPLVSGIPVPHPETVATAIRIGNPASWHLAVAARDESGGRIGSVTDEQILAAQRELAAREGVFVEPASAAGVAGLLAAAAAGEVEPGLTVTVTVTGHGLKDIDTALSGLFDHGGTLVDSVIEADVDAAAEAAGLR, via the coding sequence ATGCAGACCCGTACCGGCGCCCACCTGTGGCGCGGCGTCATCGAGGAGTACCGCGACTGGTTGCCCGTCACGGCCGAGACCCCGGTGGTCACCCTGCGGGAGGGCGGCACACCCCTGGTCCACTCGGCATGGCTCTCCGGGCTCGTCCACGGCGACGTGTGGCTCAAGGTCGAGGGTGACAACCCGACCGGCTCGTTCAAGGACCGGGGCATGACGGCCGCGATCTCCGTGGCGGTCGGCGAGGGTGCGAAGGCCGTGGTCTGCGCCTCCACCGGCAACACCTCCGCGTCGATGACGGCCTACGCGGCCCGGGCGGGTCTGACCCCGATCGTGCTCGTCCCGCACGGCAAGATCGCCGCCGGCAAGATGGCGCAGGCGGTCATGCACGGCGCCGAGGTCATCCAGGTGCACGGCGGCTTCGACGAGTGCCTGCAGGTGTCCCGCGGGCTGGCCGAGCGCTACCCCGTCGCCCTCGTCAACTCGGTCAACCCGGTCCGCCTCCAGGGTCAGAAGACGGCGTCCTTCGAGCTGGTCGACGCTCTCGGCGCGGCACCGGACCTGCACGTCCTGCCGGTGGGCAACGCCGGCAACATCTCGGCCTACTGGCTGGGGTTCCGCGAGTACGCCGAGGCCGGTCTGGCCGCGCACACGCCGACCCTCTGGGGGTTCCAGGCGGCCGGAGCGGCGCCGTTGGTGTCGGGCATCCCGGTGCCTCACCCGGAGACGGTGGCGACGGCCATCCGGATCGGCAACCCGGCCTCCTGGCACCTGGCGGTCGCCGCGCGCGACGAGTCCGGCGGACGGATCGGGTCCGTCACCGACGAGCAGATCCTGGCCGCCCAGCGTGAGCTCGCGGCGCGGGAGGGCGTCTTCGTCGAGCCGGCGTCGGCCGCCGGCGTCGCCGGCCTGCTGGCCGCTGCCGCGGCCGGAGAGGTCGAGCCGGGACTCACCGTCACCGTCACGGTCACCGGTCACGGCCTGAAGGACATCGACACCGCCCTCTCGGGACTGTTCGACCACGGCGGCACCCTCGTGGACTCCGTGATCGAGGCCGACGTCGACGCCGCCGCCGAGGCGGCCGGACTCCGGTGA
- a CDS encoding homoserine dehydrogenase, with protein sequence MNPSEPSVDRPLRIALLGCGVVGTEVARLLTRDADELARRVGLPLELVGIAVRRLDRDRDLDVPAELFTTDALGLVTRGDIDVVVEVIGGIEPARELILAALEAGASVVTANKALVAEDGARLSAAATKAERDLSFEAAVAGAIPIVRPLRESLAGDRVQRVLGIVNGTTNYVLDQMTTLGQGFSEALEEAQRLGYAEADPTADIEGFDAAAKAAILASLAFHTRVSLGDVHREGISDVTAADVRSAAEMGCVVKLLAICERTETSVGARVHPAMIPLEHPLASVRGAYNAVFVESEAAGQLMFYGPGAGGAPTASAILGDVVSVARNRVREIFGPGETTHADLEVIDVGRARTRYHVAIDVQDRAGVLAVIAQEFARFDVSIKNLRQEGHGSDAQLVIVTHEAEDASLAATVEALRGLDIVRDVSSVMRVEGGI encoded by the coding sequence GTGAACCCGTCCGAGCCGTCCGTCGACCGTCCCCTGCGCATCGCCCTCCTCGGGTGCGGCGTGGTCGGCACGGAGGTCGCCCGACTGCTCACCCGCGACGCCGACGAGCTGGCCCGTCGGGTCGGTCTGCCGCTCGAGCTGGTCGGTATCGCGGTCCGCCGGCTGGATCGTGACCGCGACCTCGACGTGCCGGCCGAGCTGTTCACCACCGACGCGCTCGGCCTGGTGACCCGGGGCGACATCGATGTCGTGGTCGAGGTCATCGGTGGCATCGAGCCGGCCCGCGAGCTGATCCTCGCCGCGCTCGAGGCGGGAGCGTCGGTCGTCACGGCCAACAAGGCGCTGGTCGCCGAGGACGGTGCCCGGTTGTCCGCGGCCGCGACGAAGGCCGAGCGGGACCTGTCGTTCGAGGCCGCCGTCGCCGGCGCCATCCCCATCGTCCGGCCGCTGCGTGAGTCGTTGGCCGGCGACCGGGTGCAGCGGGTGCTGGGCATCGTCAACGGGACCACCAACTACGTGCTCGACCAGATGACCACCCTCGGGCAGGGGTTCTCCGAGGCACTCGAGGAGGCCCAGCGTCTGGGTTACGCCGAGGCCGACCCCACCGCGGACATCGAGGGGTTCGACGCCGCGGCGAAGGCCGCGATCCTCGCCTCGCTGGCGTTCCACACCCGGGTGTCGCTGGGCGACGTCCACCGTGAGGGCATCAGCGACGTCACCGCCGCAGACGTCCGTTCGGCGGCCGAGATGGGCTGCGTCGTGAAGCTGCTGGCGATCTGCGAGCGGACCGAGACCTCCGTCGGTGCCCGCGTCCACCCCGCCATGATCCCGCTCGAGCACCCGCTCGCGAGCGTCCGCGGTGCGTACAACGCCGTCTTCGTCGAGAGCGAGGCAGCGGGCCAGCTGATGTTCTACGGTCCGGGGGCCGGCGGCGCCCCGACCGCCAGCGCGATCCTCGGCGACGTGGTCTCGGTGGCCCGCAACCGGGTCAGGGAGATCTTCGGACCGGGGGAGACCACCCACGCCGACCTCGAGGTGATCGACGTCGGTCGGGCCCGGACGCGCTACCACGTGGCGATCGACGTGCAGGACCGCGCCGGAGTCCTGGCCGTCATCGCCCAGGAGTTCGCCCGGTTCGACGTCTCGATCAAGAACCTGCGCCAGGAGGGCCACGGCTCCGACGCCCAGCTGGTCATCGTGACCCACGAGGCCGAGGACGCCTCGCTCGCCGCGACGGTCGAGGCCCTGCGGGGGCTCGACATCGTGCGGGACGTGTCCTCGGTGATGCGGGTCGAGGGAGGAATCTGA
- the rho gene encoding transcription termination factor Rho — protein MTDTTIASDSAAPAAPRKSSGALGGKVLAELQEIATDLGISGASSMRKGALIDAIKAARGDAPAAKGTEAKAPADAAPATSAAAKAPESAPAAEKPARRQAKRAQAAPDATEPAEQAPATSASDAGADESRGRGGRGRGGNQAKGDGGNQAKGDGGNQAKGDGGNQAKGDGGNQAKGDDRNQGKDDDRNQGKGGNQPKGDDRNQSKGGNQSKGGNQSKGGNQSKGDDRDQNNDRGQNNDRGQQDDGQGDDEFGNGRRRNRRGRNRGGNRGGDTEIQVSDDDVLVPAAGILDILDNYAFVRTTGYLPSENDVYVSLAMARKWGLRRGDAVVGQVRQPREGERKEKFNPMVRVDSVNGMSVEEAKQRVEFGKLTPLYPSERLRLEGDQNAFAGRIIDLVSPIGKGQRGLIVSPPKAGKTMIMQQVANAITANNPECHLMIVLVDERPEEVTDFQRTVKGEVIASTFDRPATDHTTVAELAIERAKRLVELGLDVVVLLDGITRLGRAYNLAAPASGRIMSGGVDSSALYPPKKFFGAARNIENGGSLTILATALVETGSRMDEVIFEEFKGTGNWELRLRRDLADKRIFPAIDVVASSTRREEQLMSKDELAVVWKLRRVLSGLDGQQGMELMLEKLRKTSTNAEFLQQITRTIPASGDVEE, from the coding sequence GTGACCGACACCACCATCGCCTCAGATTCCGCTGCGCCCGCTGCGCCCCGCAAGTCCTCCGGGGCTCTCGGCGGCAAGGTCCTCGCCGAGCTCCAGGAGATCGCCACCGACCTCGGCATCTCGGGGGCCTCCTCGATGCGCAAGGGAGCGTTGATCGACGCCATCAAGGCCGCCCGCGGCGACGCGCCCGCGGCCAAGGGCACCGAGGCGAAGGCGCCCGCCGACGCGGCGCCGGCGACGTCTGCGGCGGCGAAGGCCCCGGAGTCGGCACCGGCGGCCGAGAAGCCGGCCCGCCGGCAGGCCAAGCGCGCCCAGGCCGCTCCCGATGCCACCGAGCCGGCTGAGCAGGCACCCGCCACCAGCGCGTCCGATGCGGGCGCTGACGAGTCGCGTGGACGGGGTGGCCGGGGTCGCGGGGGCAACCAGGCCAAGGGTGACGGCGGCAACCAGGCCAAGGGTGACGGCGGCAACCAGGCCAAGGGTGACGGCGGCAACCAGGCCAAGGGTGACGGCGGCAACCAGGCCAAGGGTGACGACCGCAACCAGGGCAAGGACGACGACCGCAACCAGGGCAAGGGCGGCAACCAGCCCAAGGGCGACGACCGCAACCAGTCCAAGGGCGGCAACCAGTCCAAGGGCGGCAACCAGTCCAAGGGCGGCAACCAGTCCAAGGGCGACGACCGGGACCAGAACAACGACCGTGGCCAGAACAACGACCGCGGCCAGCAGGACGACGGTCAGGGCGACGACGAGTTCGGCAACGGTCGCCGGCGCAACCGCCGTGGTCGCAACCGCGGCGGCAACCGCGGTGGCGACACCGAGATCCAGGTGAGCGACGACGACGTGCTGGTGCCCGCCGCGGGCATCCTCGACATCCTGGACAACTACGCGTTCGTCCGGACCACCGGTTACCTGCCCAGCGAGAACGACGTCTACGTGTCGCTCGCGATGGCCCGCAAGTGGGGGCTGCGCCGCGGCGATGCCGTGGTCGGGCAGGTGCGTCAGCCTCGTGAGGGCGAGCGCAAGGAGAAGTTCAACCCGATGGTGCGGGTCGACTCGGTCAACGGCATGTCGGTCGAGGAGGCCAAGCAGCGGGTCGAGTTCGGCAAGCTGACGCCGCTCTACCCCTCGGAGCGACTGCGCCTCGAGGGCGACCAGAACGCCTTCGCCGGTCGCATCATCGACCTGGTCTCGCCGATCGGCAAGGGCCAGCGTGGCCTCATCGTCTCGCCGCCCAAGGCCGGCAAGACGATGATCATGCAGCAGGTCGCCAACGCCATCACGGCGAACAACCCCGAGTGCCACCTGATGATCGTGCTGGTCGACGAGCGTCCCGAGGAGGTCACCGACTTCCAGCGGACCGTCAAGGGTGAAGTCATCGCCTCGACCTTCGACCGGCCCGCGACCGACCACACGACGGTCGCCGAGCTCGCGATCGAGCGGGCCAAGCGACTGGTCGAGCTCGGCCTCGACGTGGTCGTGCTCCTCGACGGCATCACCCGTCTGGGACGGGCCTACAACCTCGCCGCTCCCGCCTCGGGCCGCATCATGTCGGGTGGGGTCGACTCGTCGGCCCTCTACCCGCCGAAGAAGTTCTTCGGCGCGGCACGCAACATCGAGAACGGCGGATCGCTCACCATCCTGGCGACGGCGCTCGTCGAGACCGGCTCGCGCATGGACGAGGTGATCTTCGAGGAGTTCAAGGGCACCGGCAACTGGGAGCTGCGCCTGCGCCGTGACCTCGCCGACAAGCGGATCTTCCCCGCCATCGACGTCGTCGCCTCGAGCACCCGCCGCGAGGAGCAGCTCATGTCCAAGGACGAGCTCGCGGTCGTCTGGAAGCTGCGCCGCGTCCTGTCCGGGCTGGACGGTCAGCAGGGCATGGAGCTGATGCTCGAGAAGCTGCGCAAGACCTCGACCAACGCCGAGTTCCTGCAGCAGATCACCCGGACCATTCCCGCGTCGGGCGACGTCGAGGAGTAG
- a CDS encoding AzlC family ABC transporter permease: MDATSFRLGLRAGVPFGAASFLLSLSFGVLARETGFSPTAALVMSALVFAGSAQFASVAILAGGGGAPAAIAAAGLMNSRFLPMGLALAPSLPGNRWWRAAQGQAVVDSSWALAMRPDGSFDRWFLFGTTAPQYVAWLAGTATGAWGGRVLPDPATLGLDAVYPAFFLAILAPELRRRRGAGVAAGGAVLAFALVPFSPPGVPILVAGAAALWGLRPPPAPRIRAEARAS, translated from the coding sequence ATGGACGCCACCTCCTTCCGTCTCGGGTTGCGGGCCGGTGTCCCCTTCGGCGCCGCCAGCTTCCTGCTGTCCCTGTCGTTCGGTGTCCTGGCCCGCGAGACCGGGTTCTCGCCGACGGCGGCCCTGGTCATGTCCGCCCTGGTGTTCGCCGGCTCGGCACAGTTCGCGTCCGTCGCGATCCTGGCCGGCGGTGGCGGGGCGCCCGCGGCGATCGCGGCGGCCGGCCTGATGAACTCCCGCTTCCTGCCCATGGGGCTGGCGCTGGCACCGTCGCTCCCCGGCAACCGGTGGTGGCGGGCGGCCCAGGGCCAGGCCGTGGTCGACTCCTCGTGGGCGTTGGCGATGCGACCGGACGGTTCGTTCGACCGGTGGTTCCTCTTCGGCACGACGGCCCCGCAGTACGTGGCGTGGTTGGCCGGCACCGCGACCGGGGCCTGGGGCGGGCGGGTGCTCCCTGATCCGGCCACCTTGGGTCTCGACGCGGTCTACCCCGCCTTCTTCCTCGCGATCCTCGCGCCCGAGCTGCGGCGCCGGCGCGGCGCCGGAGTGGCGGCAGGCGGCGCAGTCCTCGCGTTCGCCCTCGTCCCGTTCAGCCCGCCGGGGGTGCCGATCCTCGTGGCCGGTGCGGCCGCCCTCTGGGGGCTGCGACCTCCCCCGGCTCCGAGGATCCGTGCGGAAGCTCGTGCGTCGTGA
- a CDS encoding metal ABC transporter permease: MTDLLEPFSYDFMLIAFAITTVASVVCAVISCWLVLIGWSLMGDAVSHAVLPGVVLAYLVGAPFSIGALVFGLLAVVLIGVVRSTSRIREDAAIGIVFTTLFALGLALISVTPSQTDLSHIVFGNVLGVSDGELLQVAVIGTAVLAVLLLKRRDLTLFAFDPAHAHTIGLSPARLSALLLGLLALTTVVALQVVGVILVVAMLIIPGATAHLLTDRFDRMLWIAPVSAAGCGVVGIYVSYVVDASPGALVVLAQGSLFALVYLGAPERGVIAQLRRRSSPDPVA, from the coding sequence ATGACCGACCTGCTCGAGCCGTTCTCCTACGACTTCATGCTCATCGCGTTCGCGATCACGACGGTGGCCTCGGTGGTGTGCGCCGTGATCAGCTGCTGGTTGGTGCTGATCGGGTGGTCGCTGATGGGGGACGCGGTGTCGCACGCCGTGCTGCCGGGCGTGGTGCTCGCCTACCTGGTCGGCGCACCGTTCTCGATCGGTGCCCTGGTCTTCGGGTTGCTCGCGGTCGTGCTGATCGGGGTCGTCCGCTCGACCAGCCGGATCCGCGAGGACGCCGCGATCGGGATCGTCTTCACCACCTTGTTCGCGCTCGGACTCGCCCTGATCTCCGTCACCCCGAGCCAGACCGATCTCAGCCACATCGTGTTCGGCAACGTCCTCGGGGTCAGCGACGGCGAGCTGCTGCAGGTGGCCGTGATCGGGACCGCCGTGCTCGCGGTGCTGCTGCTGAAGCGCCGCGACCTGACGTTGTTCGCGTTCGATCCGGCCCACGCCCACACGATCGGTCTGTCGCCGGCCCGGCTGAGCGCGCTGCTGCTCGGTCTGCTGGCCCTCACGACGGTGGTCGCCCTGCAGGTCGTCGGGGTGATCCTCGTGGTGGCGATGCTGATCATCCCCGGCGCCACGGCCCACCTGCTGACGGACCGGTTCGACCGGATGCTGTGGATCGCGCCCGTGTCGGCCGCGGGGTGCGGGGTGGTCGGCATCTACGTCAGCTACGTGGTGGACGCGTCGCCCGGGGCCTTGGTCGTGCTGGCCCAGGGATCGCTGTTCGCACTGGTCTACCTGGGGGCGCCCGAGCGCGGCGTGATCGCCCAGCTGCGTCGTCGGTCCTCGCCCGACCCGGTGGCCTGA
- the thrB gene encoding homoserine kinase has protein sequence MSPVSGPLRVRVPASSANLGPGFDALGLALGLHDELTVEATDDGLVVEVRGEGAGEVPLDDTHLVVRSMEAAFSLLGERPAGVRLTCTNAVPHGRGLGSSAAAIVGGLVAARALVAGEDRLDDLMLLQLATDLEGHPDNVAPALLGGLTIAWVDGAAAAAQRLDCDVPVTVFVPPEPVSTERARGLLPDTVTHADASFNAGRAALLVAALTAAPDRLISATEDRLHQTYRSLAMPDSYALVRRMRVEGVPAIISGAGPTVLAFARGIDDFCPPGWVVHHLDVDPHGAVVLPAS, from the coding sequence GTGAGTCCGGTCAGCGGGCCGCTGCGCGTCCGCGTACCGGCCTCCAGCGCCAACCTCGGCCCGGGCTTCGACGCCCTCGGCCTGGCCCTGGGACTGCACGACGAGCTCACGGTCGAGGCGACCGACGACGGGCTGGTGGTCGAGGTGCGTGGCGAGGGTGCCGGGGAGGTCCCGCTCGACGACACGCACCTGGTGGTGCGGTCGATGGAGGCGGCGTTCTCGCTGCTCGGCGAGCGTCCGGCCGGGGTTCGGCTCACCTGCACCAACGCCGTGCCGCACGGGCGCGGGCTCGGATCGAGTGCTGCGGCCATCGTGGGCGGACTCGTCGCTGCCCGGGCACTCGTCGCGGGGGAGGACCGGCTGGACGACCTCATGCTCCTGCAGCTTGCCACCGACCTCGAGGGACATCCGGACAACGTGGCTCCCGCCCTGCTGGGCGGCCTGACCATCGCCTGGGTCGACGGCGCGGCGGCTGCCGCGCAACGCCTCGACTGCGACGTGCCGGTGACCGTCTTCGTGCCGCCGGAGCCGGTGTCGACCGAACGGGCCAGGGGTCTGCTGCCGGACACCGTCACCCACGCGGACGCCTCGTTCAATGCCGGTCGGGCGGCCCTCCTGGTGGCTGCGCTGACCGCCGCGCCCGACCGGTTGATCTCGGCGACCGAGGACCGTCTGCACCAGACGTACCGGTCTTTGGCCATGCCGGACTCCTACGCCCTGGTCCGGCGGATGCGCGTCGAGGGTGTGCCGGCCATCATCTCCGGGGCCGGGCCCACCGTGCTCGCCTTCGCCCGCGGCATCGACGACTTCTGTCCGCCTGGATGGGTGGTCCACCATCTCGACGTCGATCCTCACGGTGCCGTGGTCCTCCCCGCGTCCTGA
- a CDS encoding AzlD domain-containing protein, which produces MTTVWWTIAGCIVVTAVIKGIGPLLLGDRELPPWFARVVVLMAPALLAALVVTSALADGRTWQFGADTVGVAAAGIVVWRGGSAIRAVIVAVVVTALLRAVG; this is translated from the coding sequence GTGACGACCGTCTGGTGGACCATCGCCGGGTGCATCGTCGTCACCGCCGTGATCAAGGGCATCGGGCCGCTCCTGCTGGGTGACCGCGAGCTGCCGCCGTGGTTCGCACGGGTCGTGGTGCTGATGGCGCCGGCCCTGCTCGCCGCCCTCGTGGTCACGAGCGCTCTCGCCGACGGCCGCACCTGGCAGTTCGGCGCCGACACCGTCGGCGTGGCGGCGGCCGGGATCGTGGTGTGGCGGGGTGGGTCGGCGATCCGTGCGGTGATCGTGGCGGTGGTCGTGACGGCTCTGCTGCGGGCGGTCGGCTGA